CTGTATTTAAATCAATATCAGAAGTTAATGTTGATTGTGATGTAATATTAGATTTTTCACGTCCTGATTCTTTGGACGAGATATTAAACTATTCTAATACAAACAGTTTACCTATAGTCCTTTGTACAACTGGATATACAAACGAGCAAATTGACAAAATAAATGAATTCAGCAAAAATCACACTGTTTTTCGTTCAGCTAACATGTCAATTGGTGTAAATATAGTTAACAACATTCTAAAAAGCGTAAGTACTATTTTATATGAAAATTATGATATTGAATTGATTGAAAAACACCACAATCAAAAGGTAGATGCTCCAAGTGGAACAGCACTTTTACTAGCTGATACTATAAAAAATACTATATCAGAAAAAATTGATTACATTTATGGTAGAGAAGGTGTAAGTAAAAAAAAGCATAACGAGATAGGCATCCATGCTATACGCGGCGGAAGCATTGTAGGGGAACATGATTTAATATTTGCTGGCGAAGGTGAAACAATAGAAATAAAGCACACCGCTCAATCAAGAGATGTCTTCGCTGCTGGTTCCTTAAAGGCATGTGCATTTATATACAAAAAAGCTGCTGGTCTTTATGATATGAATGATGTATTAGGTATGTAAAATTTAAAATATTCAGCATTTTACTAATTATAAAAGGCCACCCTTCATGGATGGCCTTTTATAATTTATCTATTTTTCAATATCCACTTTTCCATTCTATTCATGCACTCTTCTAATTCAACTTCACTATATGCATATGAAATTCTAGCAAAGTTTTCACCCTTTTCTCCAAAAGCTGAACCTGGTACTATTGCAACTTTTGCTTCATTAAGCAGCTTCTCACAAAACTCTTCGCTTGTCATGCCAAATCCGTCTACACTTGGAAATATATAAAACGCACCTTTAGGCAAACTCACCTCAAATCCCATATCTTTAAGTCTCTTATAAACATAGTCTCTTCTTTTTTTGAATTCATTTTTCATATACTGAACATCAGCATCACAATTTCTAAGTCCTTCTAAAGCACCATATTGTGATATTGACGGTGCACAGGTTGTAGTATATTGATGTACCTTTAAAATACTGTCCATAAAAGTGCTACTAGCACAAACATAACCTATTCTTAATCCAGTCATTGAAAAAGTTTTTGAAAATCCACTAACAATAATAACTTTTTCTTTTATATCTTCATACTGTGATATTGAATAATATTCTTCTTCGTAGCATAAAGCACTATACATCTCATCTGTTACTGCTATAATATCATTATCCTGTATAAGTTGATGCAATCTTTCATTATCTTCTTTACTTAAAACTGCACCTGTTGGATTAGATGGATATGATAAGACCATAAATTTAGGTTTTTCGTTTTTAATTTTATCCTCTAACTCATTAAAATCTATAGAAAACTCACTTCCATAAAGTCCATATGTTATAACCTCACCACCTAAAAGTCTTGTACAACTATCATAAGCAGGAAAAGCTGGATCAGGCACCAAAACTTTATCACCTTTATTCAAAAGAGTACCAAATATATCCATTATTCCTTCTGTTCCACCTGCTGTAATACATATCTCATCCTTTTCATAGTTTATATTGAATTTCCTCAAATATTTACTAATCTCTTCTCTCAATTCCTCTATTCCTGCATTAGACGTATATACTGTTTTATCATCATCTATTGCTCTAATCATAGCTTCTTTAACTTTACCTGGTACTGGAAAATCTGGTTGACCCAATGTAAGTGATATAGCCCCTTCAACTTTTGCAACCTTATTATAAAATTTTCTTATACCTGATATTTGTATACTACTAGCTCCTGAAGATATTTTACTATTTTCCATTTTTCATGCCCCCTAAAATATGTACAAGCCTAATATAAGAGTAAGTAACTTACATTTTATAAAATTAAAATATTAAAGTTATACAATAATTTATTTTATGGTATAATTCTAATATAAATGTGACTTTAACTATTATTTAATAATAATACAACTCACATTTATTAGTGTCAAATCTTATTTTAATAATACAGGAGGCTATTTAAATGAACTACGATTTAACAAATCCATATGAAATTGCAAAGTACATAAAAGAAGCAAAAAAAACTACACCACTTAAAGTATATGTAAACGGTAATCTTGCTGACTGCATAGCAAATGATATTGACTGTTTCGGAACTGATAATTTTTATATTTTATTTGGTGAAAGTGATAAAATATCAAACTTCTTAGAAGCAAATGGGGATAAAATCCAAAAGTTTAAAATAGAACAAGATAGAAGGAATTCAGCTATTCCTCTAATTGATATGACTAAAATAGATGCAAGAATTGAACCTGGTGCTATCATAAGAGATAAAGTATCAATAGGGAAAAATGCAGTTATAATGATGGGCGCAGTTATAAATATAGGATCTGAAATAGGCGAAGGTGCTATGGTAGATATGAATGCTGTCGTTGGTGCAAGAGGTAAAATAGGTAAAAGAGCTCACGTTGGTGCTGGAGCAGTAATTGCTGGAGTTTTAGAGCCACCTAGTAAATCACCTTGCGAAATTGGTGACGATGTTTTAATAGGTGCTAATTCTGTTATTTTAGAAGGAGTAAAAATTGGTGCAGGTTCTGTTATAGCAGCAGGCTCTGTTGTAGTTGACGATGTGCCTTCTGGCGTTGTTGTAGCAGGAACTCCTGCAAAAATAATAAAAGAAGTTGATGATAAAACTAAAGACAAAACTCAGATAATGGATGATTTAAGAAAATAATTAATATATAGTCTCACTCTTAAAAGAGTGAGACTATATATTTTAGATTACTTTTTTATCTTGAGCATTATCAATCCCTATATTGACAATGTTAACTTCATCAGAGCTTTCTGTCTCACCAACTCTTTCCATCTTGGATATAGACACTTCATATGCTGTCTTCTTTACAGAATCTTTTTCATTTAATTTCTTTTGATATTCTCTACTTTGAAGCCTTCCCCATATTCTTATATTGTCCCCTACTTTTAAAGTCTCGCAAAATCTGGAATTTCTACCCCAAGCTATTGTGGGTATGTAGTCTGACTTATTATAGGATCTATTAACAGCTAAAAGCATATCAGATATTTCTCTTCCAAAAGGAGTTGTTCTATATACTGGTCTTTTGCATATAAACCCATCTAGGAATATCTGATTTGGGTTTTTACTCCTTTCGCTACAATCTTGTATACTACGTGTAAACACAGTTAGTATAAGCCTATTAGCCCCATCAACAAATTTATTATAAGATCGAAGCTGCCCTTCTACAATGACTTCTCTACCTACATCTAAATCCATCCCTGTAATTAATCTTTCTGAAACTGTTACAAATAATCTATCCTTTGCATCACTTAATCTCTGAACATCAAGATAAAAATTATAAAAACCTTCTCCATACATTTCATGACTAAATTCAAGTTTTGATGCAATTACTCCTTCAAGATAAAGTTTATTATTTAACATTAAGTTATCCATTATAACCCTTCTTTCCCTTAGTTATTTAATTATTACTTTAAATATAAAATATTTAATTTTTTGCTTAACTTTATTTCCATTATAATACAATTTTACACCTAATTTCAATAGGCTATTTTTTTATTTGTTTACCCATATAATCAATATAGTAGTTATTATCATAAATTAAGTCAGATATTCTCACGAATTTGTACCCATCACTTTTTAATTTTTTTAATATCCTGTCTAAATTCTCTGGAGTGTATTTTGCATTGTTATGAAAAAGTATTATAGAACCCGGCTTGACATTTTTAACAACTCTCTCATATTCTACATTCTTCCCTTGCTCCTTCCAATCTATACTGTCCACATCCCATTGTATACATTTATGCCCTGTACCCTCTGCTGCTTCAATAGCAGAATTATTATACGAACCTGATGGACATCTAAAAACCTTTGTTTTAGCTCCTGTAATCGAATAGATTTTTTCATCTGCATTTTTTATATCTTCTTTTATATTCACTTTAGACATCTTTGTCATATCTAAATGTTTATCAGAATGATTCCCTATTTCATTTCCTCTCTTATATATTTCTTTTGTTTCATTTGGATAATCTTCTACCCATCTTCCTATAAGAAAAAAAGTTGCCTTTGCGTTATAGTTGTCGAGTACATCAAGAATTTTTGTAGTATTATCATTGCCCCAGCTTGAATCAAAAGTTATAGCTATTTTTTTGTCTCCAGTTTCGACAGAATATATAGGTAATTTTTTATCTTTATTGACAAAAACCCCCATACTGCTTTTATGAATACAAAAGAAGATAGTTATACAAAAAATCAAAAGTATAATATAAAAAAAAATCTTACTTAGGTATATTCTCTTAGCATATATTAAATGCAAATCTTCCCCTCCTTTTGCTTGCATCTATACAAATTTATTCCGCAAAAAAAAATATATGAATGAATATAAAAAAAACACAAAAACTATGTAATGAAACTAAGACAAAATGCCTGATTTTATTTCACCAAATATAATTAAGGAGGTTACAACATGCCTAATAGAAAAACAACATTTACTAATGTACGAGGTCATAAGGAGGAGTTCTCCTCAAAAGACTTAAATATACAAAATAGATATATGGCAAGAGAAGTTGACCTGCAAAAATCAAAACTTAAAGAATATAAAAAAGATAATGTTGTTGGAGATAGAAAAGATGTTAAGATTCCTATAAAACATAAATTAACATAATAAATTATTATTTATAAAAAAAAGCACCTATATATGGTGCTTTTTATGTTATAATGATTAAGGTGATAATTATAGCTTTCTGTATTAAATTTTACTTAAATCTGTTTAAATACTACAATTTTCAAAGTATTATGGTATATATTTAAGTTATTAGTTAAGTTAGAAAGTTTATAAAAAAGCTAAAAATTCATTTTTTTACAATGTGCTTAAGGAGGAAAAAAGATGTTTGAAGACACTTTAGAATTAGCTGAAAACAAACTTCTTTTGCTTTATATATTACATAAATTACAGTTTCCAATTTCTAAAAATCAATTTACAGAAATAATACTCGAAAATAATTTTATGAATTATTTTATACTTCAACAGTATATTTCTGAACTCATATCTTCTGATTTTGTCAAGTTACAGCAAAATGATAATAAACACAATGTATCTATAACAAACAAAGGTACAAAAGTTTTAAACTTGTTTATAAATAGACTTAGTCAGGATAAAAAAGCTTTAATAGATAAATATATATCATCGAATTTGCATAATATAAAAAATGCTATAAGTGTTACAGCCGATTACACAATAGCTAATAAAAATAGCTTTATTGTTGATTTAAGAGCTATCGAAAATGATATAACACTTATAGATATAAAATTAAATGTTGTTTCTAATAAACAAGCTAGAGATCTTTGCAACAAGTGGAAAAGTTCCTCTTCGGAAATATACAACAAAATAATAAATCTTCTCACCAGTGATTAAATGCAGATAATACCTGTAGGCTCATTTCCTATTGGTATTATTTTTTTTGTATCCGAGTGTATATCTATACAAATAAGATTATTATTATAACTGTCTCCAACATATAGTAAATTATTTCTTTTTATTATCCCTCTTGGCATACCTCCAACATATATCTTTCTTATTTCCTTCATTTTTTCCAAATCAATTATACTAACAGTGCCATCTCCAAAATTTGAAACAAAACAAATTTTATTGTCGCAAAAAATATCCACAGGCCATTTACCAACTTTAACGCTTCTCTTTTTTTCTATATTATTTAATGGTATTATACTTAAAGTTCCATTATAATCTGTTCCCATATTACTTTCACAAACTATAACTTTTTCTCCATCCTCTGTAAATATAGCCTTAGTAGGATATTCTCCAACTTTTATACTATTTATATATCCGAGGCTACTTTTTTTAAATACTGTAATACTTGAACTTCCCATATCTGCTGTAACAAACATGTTATTCTTAGCATTAAAATCTATA
The Clostridium felsineum DSM 794 DNA segment above includes these coding regions:
- a CDS encoding single-stranded DNA-binding protein, whose amino-acid sequence is MDNLMLNNKLYLEGVIASKLEFSHEMYGEGFYNFYLDVQRLSDAKDRLFVTVSERLITGMDLDVGREVIVEGQLRSYNKFVDGANRLILTVFTRSIQDCSERSKNPNQIFLDGFICKRPVYRTTPFGREISDMLLAVNRSYNKSDYIPTIAWGRNSRFCETLKVGDNIRIWGRLQSREYQKKLNEKDSVKKTAYEVSISKMERVGETESSDEVNIVNIGIDNAQDKKVI
- the dapB gene encoding 4-hydroxy-tetrahydrodipicolinate reductase; amino-acid sequence: MVKILLNGCGGKMGTAITNLSKNYDNISIVAGVDKSPKDSSSYPVFKSISEVNVDCDVILDFSRPDSLDEILNYSNTNSLPIVLCTTGYTNEQIDKINEFSKNHTVFRSANMSIGVNIVNNILKSVSTILYENYDIELIEKHHNQKVDAPSGTALLLADTIKNTISEKIDYIYGREGVSKKKHNEIGIHAIRGGSIVGEHDLIFAGEGETIEIKHTAQSRDVFAAGSLKACAFIYKKAAGLYDMNDVLGM
- a CDS encoding DUF4364 family protein — encoded protein: MFEDTLELAENKLLLLYILHKLQFPISKNQFTEIILENNFMNYFILQQYISELISSDFVKLQQNDNKHNVSITNKGTKVLNLFINRLSQDKKALIDKYISSNLHNIKNAISVTADYTIANKNSFIVDLRAIENDITLIDIKLNVVSNKQARDLCNKWKSSSSEIYNKIINLLTSD
- the dapD gene encoding 2,3,4,5-tetrahydropyridine-2,6-dicarboxylate N-acetyltransferase — protein: MNYDLTNPYEIAKYIKEAKKTTPLKVYVNGNLADCIANDIDCFGTDNFYILFGESDKISNFLEANGDKIQKFKIEQDRRNSAIPLIDMTKIDARIEPGAIIRDKVSIGKNAVIMMGAVINIGSEIGEGAMVDMNAVVGARGKIGKRAHVGAGAVIAGVLEPPSKSPCEIGDDVLIGANSVILEGVKIGAGSVIAAGSVVVDDVPSGVVVAGTPAKIIKEVDDKTKDKTQIMDDLRK
- a CDS encoding YncE family protein, which codes for MSFICVCNSGSDDLSVIDLDNLKENFRIDLRIQTSRIGPHGIFKYKDNIVTANTFSNTLSFVNLEKKEIYKSCFIGMHCNDLRIVKESAYVICGDSNSVIKYNFQDEVIDEMISCGYMPHSIDFNAKNNMFVTADMGSSSITVFKKSSLGYINSIKVGEYPTKAIFTEDGEKVIVCESNMGTDYNGTLSIIPLNNIEKKRSVKVGKWPVDIFCDNKICFVSNFGDGTVSIIDLEKMKEIRKIYVGGMPRGIIKRNNLLYVGDSYNNNLICIDIHSDTKKIIPIGNEPTGIICI
- a CDS encoding pyridoxal phosphate-dependent aminotransferase, which codes for MENSKISSGASSIQISGIRKFYNKVAKVEGAISLTLGQPDFPVPGKVKEAMIRAIDDDKTVYTSNAGIEELREEISKYLRKFNINYEKDEICITAGGTEGIMDIFGTLLNKGDKVLVPDPAFPAYDSCTRLLGGEVITYGLYGSEFSIDFNELEDKIKNEKPKFMVLSYPSNPTGAVLSKEDNERLHQLIQDNDIIAVTDEMYSALCYEEEYYSISQYEDIKEKVIIVSGFSKTFSMTGLRIGYVCASSTFMDSILKVHQYTTTCAPSISQYGALEGLRNCDADVQYMKNEFKKRRDYVYKRLKDMGFEVSLPKGAFYIFPSVDGFGMTSEEFCEKLLNEAKVAIVPGSAFGEKGENFARISYAYSEVELEECMNRMEKWILKNR
- the pdaB gene encoding polysaccharide deacetylase family sporulation protein PdaB, which translates into the protein MHLIYAKRIYLSKIFFYIILLIFCITIFFCIHKSSMGVFVNKDKKLPIYSVETGDKKIAITFDSSWGNDNTTKILDVLDNYNAKATFFLIGRWVEDYPNETKEIYKRGNEIGNHSDKHLDMTKMSKVNIKEDIKNADEKIYSITGAKTKVFRCPSGSYNNSAIEAAEGTGHKCIQWDVDSIDWKEQGKNVEYERVVKNVKPGSIILFHNNAKYTPENLDRILKKLKSDGYKFVRISDLIYDNNYYIDYMGKQIKK